From the Candidatus Saccharimonadaceae bacterium ML1 genome, one window contains:
- the xseB gene encoding exodeoxyribonuclease VII small subunit, which translates to MSQQTNKSVSEKMAQLGELVAWFESDEFALEDAIKKFREAEELAKSIENDLKNIKNDINVIKKRFDEV; encoded by the coding sequence ATGTCGCAGCAAACGAATAAATCGGTATCAGAAAAAATGGCGCAGCTTGGCGAATTGGTCGCGTGGTTTGAAAGTGATGAGTTCGCGCTTGAAGACGCGATTAAGAAATTCCGCGAAGCAGAAGAATTGGCGAAATCAATTGAAAACGACCTAAAAAACATCAAAAATGATATAAATGTTATCAAAAAGCGGTTCGACGAGGTATAA
- a CDS encoding class I SAM-dependent methyltransferase encodes MLSKSGSTRYKRVVSWLLFAVLAIIILVGFSAFTGAPYVPSHRRDVARAFRELYPLSAGDVLVDIGSGDGAVLRQASKCGARAVGYEIHPLLVLLSRWLSRGDTRVAVHFANFWRVDLPNDTTAVYVFGDNRDMSRMVRYVEVQAAKIGRPLHLISYGFQANGYKAAKSVGAHHLYIINPLHK; translated from the coding sequence ATGTTATCAAAAAGCGGTTCGACGAGGTATAAGCGCGTCGTGTCGTGGCTACTCTTTGCAGTTCTTGCTATTATTATCCTGGTTGGGTTTAGCGCGTTTACAGGAGCGCCGTACGTGCCGTCGCACCGGCGTGATGTCGCGCGGGCGTTTCGCGAATTGTATCCGTTAAGCGCCGGTGACGTTTTAGTTGATATTGGTTCGGGCGATGGTGCTGTATTGCGCCAGGCGAGCAAGTGCGGCGCGCGGGCGGTCGGCTACGAAATTCATCCGCTGCTCGTTTTACTCTCGCGGTGGTTGTCGCGCGGCGATACCCGCGTGGCAGTGCACTTTGCAAATTTCTGGCGTGTTGATTTGCCGAATGACACGACCGCTGTATATGTGTTTGGCGATAACCGCGATATGTCGCGCATGGTGCGGTATGTTGAGGTGCAAGCGGCGAAAATCGGTCGTCCACTGCATCTCATTAGCTATGGATTTCAGGCGAATGGTTATAAGGCAGCGAAATCAGTCGGTGCGCATCATTTATATATCATTAACCCTTTGCATAAATAG
- a CDS encoding HAMP domain-containing histidine kinase, with the protein MQEGRTREPFRLPLAAAAHELKAPLALVRQLSLALETGDYTDTERAVLQQRITLTAERALRLTTDLTRAERLDDGLFKVEPLNPIVLCEEVADELSPLYAAHDRTIGVKPHRRQLLGLANRELLRRILLNFTDNALHYSRDAPVYISAQQRQRGAVIRLGVRDYGPAVPANVWRRLMQNLGRPQPLHNRPASSGLGMVVAHEFAAAMGASIGAVRHRDGATFYVDIMTSTQLRLL; encoded by the coding sequence ATGCAGGAGGGTAGAACGCGAGAACCGTTTCGGTTACCGTTGGCAGCAGCAGCGCACGAGCTGAAAGCGCCGTTAGCGCTTGTGCGACAGCTGTCGTTAGCGCTTGAAACAGGCGATTATACTGATACGGAGCGGGCGGTTTTGCAGCAGCGCATTACGTTGACGGCTGAGCGCGCCTTGCGGCTAACAACAGATTTAACGCGTGCTGAACGGCTTGACGACGGACTGTTTAAAGTCGAGCCGCTTAATCCGATCGTACTATGCGAAGAAGTGGCGGACGAATTATCGCCGCTCTATGCGGCGCACGATCGGACGATTGGCGTGAAGCCGCACAGGCGGCAGCTGTTAGGACTTGCGAACCGCGAGCTATTGCGGCGGATTTTGCTTAATTTTACCGATAACGCGCTTCATTATAGCCGTGATGCGCCGGTGTATATTTCGGCGCAGCAGCGCCAGCGCGGTGCTGTGATCCGGCTCGGCGTGCGCGACTATGGACCGGCGGTACCGGCAAACGTATGGCGGCGATTGATGCAGAATTTAGGCCGGCCGCAGCCGCTGCACAACCGTCCGGCAAGCAGCGGGCTTGGTATGGTAGTGGCGCATGAATTTGCCGCCGCAATGGGGGCGTCAATCGGCGCGGTACGCCATCGCGATGGCGCGACATTTTACGTTGATATCATGACGTCGACACAGTTGAGGTTGCTATGA
- the recO gene encoding Recombination protein O: protein MSAERTQAIVLRRTNFGEADRILTLLTPLGQRSAIARGVRREKSKLAGGIELFGVSDVVLQQGKGDLATLTSARLIHFYRNVLADYDRLQFGYEVIKSVERASRDIDEPEWFDVVQSVFAGLDALSVQLQLTQIWFYIHYASLTGYDLSFSRDITGVPLNPERTYMYDISERGLRPSVQGDISADHIKFLRLVANKPLAAVAQIGGVERILPDCWLLARQHAGV, encoded by the coding sequence ATGAGCGCGGAGCGAACGCAGGCGATTGTGTTGCGGCGTACAAACTTCGGTGAAGCGGATCGGATCTTGACGCTGTTGACGCCGCTTGGGCAGCGCAGTGCGATAGCGCGCGGTGTTCGGCGCGAGAAAAGTAAGTTGGCGGGCGGCATTGAACTGTTTGGCGTGAGCGATGTTGTACTGCAGCAGGGGAAGGGCGATCTCGCGACGTTAACATCAGCGCGCCTCATTCATTTTTATCGGAATGTTTTGGCGGATTATGATCGGCTGCAATTTGGCTATGAGGTAATTAAATCTGTTGAGCGGGCGAGCCGCGATATTGATGAGCCGGAGTGGTTTGATGTCGTGCAGTCGGTCTTCGCAGGGCTTGACGCGCTGTCGGTGCAGCTGCAGCTAACGCAAATATGGTTCTATATTCATTACGCGAGCTTGACGGGATACGATTTAAGTTTTTCGCGCGACATAACAGGCGTGCCACTCAATCCAGAGCGCACCTATATGTATGATATTAGCGAACGCGGGCTGCGGCCGAGCGTGCAGGGTGATATTTCGGCTGATCATATTAAATTTTTGCGCCTAGTGGCGAACAAGCCGCTCGCGGCTGTGGCGCAAATTGGCGGCGTGGAGCGAATCTTGCCGGATTGTTGGCTGCTAGCGCGGCAGCACGCTGGCGTGTAG
- a CDS encoding response regulator, translating to MKHVLIIDDDRWLAELLAKQLRGINVDVQIAAHALEAMAAIDERPPAAIILDIFMPGPNGFVLLQELQSHSDLAQIPVIICTASTGELRMEDAAAYGVRQILDKSTMTPQSAVAAVRKVLV from the coding sequence ATGAAACATGTACTAATTATTGACGACGATCGGTGGCTTGCTGAGCTGTTGGCGAAACAGCTGCGGGGCATAAACGTTGACGTGCAAATCGCGGCGCATGCGCTTGAGGCGATGGCGGCAATTGATGAACGTCCGCCTGCTGCTATTATCCTTGATATTTTTATGCCCGGTCCGAATGGGTTTGTGCTGCTGCAAGAATTGCAGTCGCATAGCGATTTAGCACAAATCCCGGTGATTATTTGTACAGCAAGTACAGGCGAACTGCGGATGGAGGACGCGGCGGCATACGGAGTGCGCCAGATTCTCGATAAATCGACGATGACACCGCAATCGGCTGTTGCGGCAGTGCGAAAGGTATTAGTATGA
- the glyQS gene encoding Glycine--tRNA ligase yields MGKQIKNEKMETLVSLCKRRGFIYQGSDVYGGLSGTWDYGPLGVALKRNIMQLWWRHFVDERDDMYGVDAAILMNQKVWQASGHVDTFVDPLCEDTVNHRRYRTDHILKDNGVDSDGMTMEQMDAAIHEKGITSPDGNPLSNSRTFNMMFKTYVGATESEDSISYLRPETAQGIFTNFKNVVDAFYPNLPFGIAQQGKAFRNEIAPRDFIFRSREFEQMEIEYFVDPERWQEAFDELLAATHEFLGKLGLSREHIHELDVPAEDRAHYSKKTIDIEYDFPIGCEELMGIAYRTDFDLGNIQRVSGKSMEYTVKGTNTKFVPHVIEPSFGVERALMAVLSEAYREDEINGGKRVYLALPEHLAPVRFCVSPLLKNKPELVEKARQVYRTLKAKYGRVMWDDNGNIGKRYRRQDEIGTPHCVVIDFQTLDDDTVTVRERDTTEQRRVKIEEL; encoded by the coding sequence ATGGGAAAGCAGATCAAGAACGAGAAGATGGAAACTTTAGTAAGCTTGTGTAAACGCCGTGGTTTTATTTACCAGGGCTCGGATGTCTATGGCGGCTTGAGCGGCACGTGGGATTACGGCCCGCTTGGTGTAGCGCTGAAGCGGAATATTATGCAGTTGTGGTGGCGGCACTTCGTTGACGAGCGCGACGACATGTACGGTGTGGATGCGGCGATTTTGATGAATCAGAAGGTGTGGCAGGCGAGCGGGCACGTTGATACGTTTGTTGATCCGCTGTGCGAAGATACGGTGAATCACCGGCGCTATCGGACAGACCATATTTTGAAAGATAATGGCGTTGATTCAGACGGCATGACGATGGAGCAGATGGATGCGGCGATTCACGAAAAGGGAATTACAAGCCCGGATGGCAATCCACTAAGTAACTCGCGGACGTTTAATATGATGTTCAAGACTTACGTTGGTGCCACGGAGAGCGAAGACAGTATCAGCTACCTTCGCCCTGAAACTGCTCAAGGCATCTTCACCAATTTTAAAAATGTCGTTGATGCTTTTTATCCAAATTTGCCGTTTGGTATCGCTCAGCAGGGCAAGGCATTTCGTAATGAAATTGCGCCGCGCGACTTCATTTTCCGCAGCCGCGAGTTTGAGCAGATGGAGATTGAATATTTTGTTGATCCAGAGCGCTGGCAAGAGGCGTTTGACGAATTGCTGGCAGCAACGCACGAGTTTCTCGGTAAGCTTGGTTTGAGCCGCGAGCATATCCATGAGCTGGACGTACCAGCCGAAGATCGGGCGCACTACAGTAAAAAAACCATCGACATTGAGTACGATTTTCCAATCGGCTGCGAGGAGCTGATGGGCATCGCTTACCGCACTGATTTTGACCTCGGCAACATCCAACGCGTCAGCGGCAAGAGTATGGAGTATACGGTGAAGGGTACGAACACGAAATTTGTGCCGCACGTCATCGAGCCGAGCTTCGGTGTGGAGCGGGCATTGATGGCGGTGCTGAGTGAAGCGTATCGCGAGGACGAAATCAACGGCGGCAAGCGCGTCTACCTGGCGCTGCCTGAGCATTTAGCGCCAGTGCGGTTCTGCGTTTCGCCGCTGCTCAAAAATAAACCTGAGCTAGTCGAAAAAGCCCGCCAGGTCTACCGTACGCTCAAGGCAAAATATGGACGCGTCATGTGGGACGATAATGGTAATATCGGCAAGCGCTACCGCCGCCAGGATGAAATCGGCACGCCGCACTGCGTGGTTATCGACTTCCAAACCCTAGACGATGACACCGTCACCGTACGTGAACGGGACACAACCGAGCAGCGACGGGTGAAGATTGAGGAGCTGTAA